A section of the Bacillus pumilus genome encodes:
- the recX gene encoding recombination regulator RecX has translation MPYITKISAQKNNTERVNIFLDEKYAFSVDLDVLVQHDLKKGKELDEADIIDIQFGDAVKKGFQQAVDYLSYRMRSVKEVTDYLTKKEIPAPAISEIIHKLKHYKYVNDLEFAEAYVSTHRKTNSKGPSVLIKELKLKGIEDDHIEQALSQYPDDLQLEEAVKQVQKLVRKEKNRSTKEIEQRIKLQLQRKGFSFEIIDKALQEAYDGQEEEKEEEALLYMMEKAKRKVGYDGSFEKKMKVKQFLFRKGFDLDTIDHVLDKGE, from the coding sequence ATGCCCTATATTACAAAAATCTCCGCTCAGAAAAACAATACAGAGCGGGTGAACATCTTTCTTGATGAAAAGTACGCCTTTAGCGTGGATCTAGATGTGCTCGTCCAGCACGATTTGAAAAAAGGAAAAGAACTGGACGAAGCCGATATCATTGACATTCAATTCGGTGATGCTGTCAAAAAAGGATTTCAGCAGGCCGTCGATTATTTATCCTACCGAATGAGATCAGTGAAAGAAGTCACCGATTATTTGACGAAAAAAGAAATCCCGGCACCTGCCATTAGTGAAATTATACACAAATTAAAGCATTACAAGTATGTAAATGATCTCGAATTTGCAGAAGCTTATGTCAGTACTCACCGTAAAACGAACAGCAAAGGGCCATCCGTTCTGATAAAAGAGCTAAAGCTCAAAGGAATAGAGGATGACCACATTGAACAAGCACTATCGCAATATCCTGATGACTTACAGCTGGAGGAGGCTGTGAAGCAGGTTCAGAAGCTTGTGAGAAAAGAAAAAAATCGTTCCACAAAAGAAATCGAGCAGCGCATCAAACTGCAGCTGCAACGAAAGGGATTTTCGTTTGAGATCATTGATAAAGCCCTTCAAGAAGCCTATGATGGACAAGAAGAGGAAAAGGAAGAAGAAGCACTCCTTTATATGATGGAGAAGGCAAAACGCAAGGTAGGATACGACGGATCATTTGAAAAGAAGATGAAGGTGAAGCAATTTTTATTCAGAAAAGGCTTTGATCTCGACACAATTGATCACGTTTTAGACAAAGGGGAATGA